The Lysobacter panacisoli genome includes a window with the following:
- a CDS encoding YybH family protein produces the protein MGSDEQQIRDLVRTWMQATREGDVAMVLGLMTDDVVFLVAGQAPFGKAEFAQAMRQQASAAMSFDGESDVEEVQVHGDWAFMRAHLTVRVNRPGAAPITRTGRTLTVLRREDGRWRIARDANLLVAAG, from the coding sequence AACAGCAGATCCGCGACCTGGTGCGCACGTGGATGCAGGCCACGCGCGAAGGCGACGTCGCGATGGTGCTTGGCCTGATGACAGACGACGTCGTCTTCCTCGTGGCCGGGCAGGCGCCGTTCGGCAAGGCCGAGTTCGCGCAGGCCATGCGCCAGCAGGCGAGCGCGGCGATGAGCTTCGACGGCGAGAGCGACGTCGAGGAAGTCCAGGTCCACGGCGACTGGGCGTTCATGCGCGCGCACCTGACCGTACGCGTGAACCGTCCGGGTGCCGCGCCAATCACGCGCACCGGCCGCACGCTCACCGTGCTGCGGCGCGAGGACGGTCGCTGGCGCATCGCCCGCGACGCCAACCTGCTGGTCGCCGCCGGATGA
- a CDS encoding PaaI family thioesterase, with amino-acid sequence MSLVNEVAAGADGLSQLRALIASGRKPGILKALDFDFIEVEPGHAVFVGTPGDHAYNPIGTVHGGYAATLLDSACGCAVHSRLDATQAYTTLELKVAYHKAITRDSGPLRAEGRVLSMGRRAAFAEARLIDAEGRLYASATSTLLVFERPAN; translated from the coding sequence ATGAGCCTGGTCAATGAAGTCGCCGCCGGCGCCGATGGACTGTCGCAGTTGCGCGCGCTGATCGCGTCGGGCCGCAAGCCCGGCATCCTGAAAGCGCTGGACTTCGACTTCATCGAGGTCGAGCCCGGCCACGCGGTATTCGTGGGCACGCCTGGCGACCACGCCTACAACCCGATCGGCACCGTGCACGGCGGTTACGCAGCGACGTTGCTCGATTCGGCCTGCGGCTGCGCGGTCCATTCGCGCCTGGACGCGACGCAGGCGTACACCACGCTCGAACTCAAGGTCGCGTACCACAAGGCCATCACCCGCGACAGCGGACCGCTGCGCGCGGAAGGCCGCGTGCTGTCGATGGGCCGTCGTGCCGCATTCGCCGAAGCGCGCCTGATCGATGCCGAGGGCCGCCTGTACGCCTCGGCCACTTCCACCCTGCTCGTGTTCGAACGTCCCGCGAACTGA
- a CDS encoding GFA family protein: protein MSDILEGGCRCGAVRYRARGEALMSALCHCRDCRRSTGAPAVAWALFASSQVAFTGSTPAEHTPSPGVRRGFCPHCGTSLSFTADYLPDMVDLTLGSFDEPERIAPQFHYWTSQRLPWMATSDALPHHPEFPPMASETA, encoded by the coding sequence ATGTCGGACATTCTGGAAGGCGGCTGCCGCTGCGGCGCCGTGCGGTACCGCGCTCGCGGCGAGGCGCTGATGAGCGCGCTGTGCCATTGCCGGGACTGCCGGCGCTCGACCGGCGCGCCGGCGGTGGCGTGGGCGCTGTTCGCGTCGTCGCAGGTGGCGTTCACCGGCTCGACACCAGCCGAACACACGCCCTCCCCCGGCGTGCGGCGCGGCTTCTGCCCGCACTGCGGGACCTCGCTGAGCTTTACCGCCGACTACCTGCCGGACATGGTCGACCTGACCCTGGGCAGCTTCGACGAGCCGGAACGGATCGCGCCGCAGTTCCATTACTGGACCTCGCAGCGGCTGCCGTGGATGGCGACGTCGGATGCTCTGCCGCACCACCCCGAGTTCCCGCCGATGGCGTCCGAAACGGCCTGA
- a CDS encoding TetR/AcrR family transcriptional regulator, with protein MRYDPDHKQQTRDRVLRAAARAIRDDGPHRVAVAGVMREAGLTHGGFYAHFRSKGELVAAAITRMFDDAFRTWQRCSEQPDARALADYIGLYLSMAHRDAPGKGCPIAALSSDLPRLEPESRDAFAAGARRLADALAQPLGRLGHEDADVLASSVLAELVGAITLARCEPSRTRAIAHLDASRMQLLRRLDLNDLPENPA; from the coding sequence ATGCGATACGACCCCGACCACAAGCAGCAGACCCGCGATCGCGTGCTCCGCGCCGCCGCGCGCGCGATCCGCGACGACGGCCCGCACCGCGTCGCCGTCGCCGGCGTGATGCGCGAGGCCGGGCTTACCCACGGCGGCTTCTACGCGCACTTCCGTTCCAAGGGCGAGCTGGTCGCGGCGGCGATCACGCGCATGTTCGACGACGCGTTCCGCACCTGGCAGCGCTGCAGCGAACAGCCCGATGCGCGCGCGCTGGCCGACTACATCGGCCTGTACCTGTCGATGGCGCACCGCGACGCACCGGGCAAGGGCTGCCCGATCGCTGCGCTGTCGAGCGACCTGCCGCGACTCGAACCCGAATCGCGCGACGCCTTCGCCGCCGGTGCACGCCGGCTCGCCGACGCGCTCGCGCAGCCACTGGGCCGCCTCGGCCATGAAGACGCCGATGTGCTGGCGAGTTCGGTGCTGGCGGAGCTGGTCGGCGCGATCACGCTCGCGCGCTGCGAACCGTCGCGCACGCGCGCCATCGCGCACCTGGATGCATCGCGGATGCAGCTGTTGCGCCGCCTCGATCTGAACGACCTTCCGGAGAACCCCGCATGA
- a CDS encoding DUF2306 domain-containing protein produces the protein MAVSLRSSAVWSSNLVFSVLCAGVAGWAFVYLFRDFEAGNRFAEQFARSGLDVPAHLFGGGVALLLSPMQLSTSLRRRWPRLHRIGGGLYTACVLVGGLAGLSLAQHAQGGWPSRVAFTLLAVTWLTVTTIGIAHAIARRHEAHRRWMWRSVALTASAITLRLTMGVGIGALHLPPLSVYVFAAWSCWTINLAVCELLLHRQSRSARGMPSAFRRSPA, from the coding sequence ATGGCGGTGTCGTTGCGTTCGTCGGCGGTCTGGTCGTCGAACCTGGTGTTTTCGGTCCTGTGCGCGGGCGTGGCGGGCTGGGCGTTCGTGTACCTGTTCCGCGATTTCGAAGCGGGCAACCGCTTTGCCGAGCAGTTCGCCCGCTCCGGGCTGGACGTCCCCGCGCACCTGTTCGGCGGCGGCGTTGCCCTGCTGCTGTCGCCGATGCAGCTGAGCACGTCGCTGCGGCGACGCTGGCCGCGACTGCATCGCATCGGCGGCGGGCTGTACACGGCATGCGTGCTGGTCGGCGGGCTGGCCGGGCTGTCGCTGGCCCAGCACGCGCAGGGCGGATGGCCGAGCCGCGTCGCGTTCACCCTGCTCGCGGTGACCTGGCTGACGGTGACGACCATCGGCATCGCCCACGCGATCGCACGCCGGCACGAGGCGCATCGCCGCTGGATGTGGCGCAGCGTCGCGCTGACCGCCTCGGCGATCACCCTGCGGCTGACGATGGGCGTCGGCATCGGCGCCCTGCACTTGCCGCCGCTGTCGGTCTATGTGTTCGCCGCGTGGAGCTGCTGGACGATCAACCTGGCGGTGTGCGAGCTGCTGCTGCATCGGCAGTCGCGCAGCGCGCGCGGTATGCCGTCGGCGTTTCGCCGGTCTCCCGCTTGA
- a CDS encoding helix-turn-helix domain-containing protein has translation MAFWSLVFAIAAAQAVLLALALWRRPVNAGSNRVLAVWIGLIGFDLAVKAAWFHGPSATLFRPYRLAQLFPFFYGSFFYLYVRTLTQARGFVRRDALHLLPFALVLLLNLEVLLMPRAEVEALLARLAAGGRWPQSPRLDIALYMAGVSYVVAGLVVVRGYRRRLLQRRSDADRMSLHWIDVMAASQIVIWCIALAQWQFRIPWIDFPLIYGAVAAWVFAVGYLSLAQAPVLANEPAQAVRDVMVDDAPGTEDPRFPEVEARLAQLMARERLHREPALTIGEVARRSGYPEYLVSAVINRRFEGNFWAYVNRHRIEDARACLADPGDARTVLDIAYACGFTSKSTFNAAFKRETGETPTAYRARCATADAAAARTPPG, from the coding sequence ATGGCCTTCTGGAGTCTCGTCTTCGCGATCGCCGCGGCGCAGGCCGTGCTGCTCGCGCTCGCGCTGTGGCGGCGTCCGGTCAACGCGGGCAGCAATCGCGTGCTGGCGGTGTGGATCGGGTTGATCGGCTTCGACCTGGCGGTCAAGGCCGCGTGGTTCCACGGACCGTCCGCGACCCTGTTCCGGCCGTACCGCTTGGCGCAGCTGTTCCCGTTCTTCTACGGCAGCTTCTTCTACCTCTACGTGCGCACGCTGACGCAGGCGCGCGGTTTCGTGCGGCGCGACGCGCTGCACCTGCTGCCGTTCGCGCTGGTACTGCTGCTCAACCTCGAGGTGTTGCTGATGCCGCGCGCGGAGGTGGAAGCGCTGCTGGCGCGACTCGCCGCGGGCGGGCGCTGGCCGCAGTCGCCGCGGTTGGACATCGCGCTGTACATGGCGGGCGTGTCGTACGTGGTGGCGGGGCTGGTCGTGGTGCGCGGCTATCGCCGGCGACTGCTGCAACGGCGATCGGACGCGGACCGCATGTCGCTGCACTGGATCGACGTGATGGCGGCGTCGCAGATCGTGATCTGGTGCATCGCCCTGGCGCAGTGGCAGTTCCGCATCCCGTGGATCGACTTTCCGCTGATCTACGGCGCGGTGGCGGCGTGGGTGTTCGCGGTCGGTTACCTGAGCCTGGCGCAGGCGCCCGTGCTGGCGAACGAGCCGGCGCAGGCCGTGCGTGACGTGATGGTGGACGATGCGCCGGGCACGGAAGACCCGCGCTTCCCCGAAGTCGAGGCGCGGCTCGCGCAGCTGATGGCGCGCGAACGCCTGCATCGCGAACCGGCGCTGACGATCGGCGAGGTCGCGCGGCGCAGCGGTTATCCCGAATACCTCGTCTCGGCGGTGATCAACCGGCGTTTCGAGGGCAACTTCTGGGCGTACGTGAACCGCCATCGCATCGAGGACGCACGCGCCTGCCTGGCCGATCCCGGCGACGCGCGCACCGTGCTCGACATCGCCTACGCCTGCGGATTCACCTCCAAGTCCACGTTCAACGCCGCGTTCAAGCGGGAGACCGGCGAAACGCCGACGGCATACCGCGCGCGCTGCGCGACTGCCGATGCAGCAGCAGCTCGCACACCGCCAGGTTGA